From Virgibacillus natechei, the proteins below share one genomic window:
- a CDS encoding vWA domain-containing protein produces the protein MKYNRWDDSKIDTDLFLQLQDLSTILSNNPDLKFEYKYGSFIDISDKKVTGSHFWDINSQEKKENGYKTDVFLRTIGTLKYSHLPIMKAYLKETNQSSLSRFATQLFTLLEDLRLEEIIKKNRPGTKKDFATRTNYLKHYFQTQLTTNVTKSYPLDELFCLIYLVLQADKPDPTFPRANEQQLLRLEKLKPLIYSSFEAKSTNDTTRIAEQILIQLEEAYSDMINVYFSFPIAHIENYERNTLFDELTRTDELANDDQEDVDNENNEYFDEQFSTWHTENQNNDRKQTFLQFDLEVGTKTSIMGGGARETEDGDQAMGTIQGQSGQSKNNDYSESESLEKQGASEGNQTNKPVYGEENKHAVAIVKKAESPSREDHVTYQKAVNTIQSHKRKLASTIEKVLEHKRNAPRKDLVMGRLSKKLLPAITDENPRLFYKKNEESKEIDAVFTLLVDCSASMHNKMDETKKGIILFHEVLNQLKIPHSIIGFWEDANDVKESYQPNYFHNIHSFTDSFYQNRGARIMQLEPEEDNRDGFSIRIITEELAARREKHKFLLVFSDGEPAAANYDQNGIIDTNVAVSEARKKGIDVIGMFLADGEIDEREDLTMKNIYGKERLMIPSVDELPEHFAPLLKKLLLRTI, from the coding sequence ATGAAATACAATCGCTGGGATGATTCCAAGATAGATACCGACCTTTTTCTACAATTACAAGACTTATCCACTATATTATCGAATAACCCTGATTTAAAATTTGAATATAAGTATGGCTCGTTTATTGATATAAGCGATAAAAAAGTGACCGGCAGCCATTTTTGGGATATTAACAGCCAGGAGAAGAAGGAAAATGGATATAAAACGGATGTGTTTTTACGAACGATTGGGACATTAAAATATTCCCATCTTCCCATCATGAAAGCCTATTTAAAAGAGACAAACCAATCAAGCCTGTCAAGATTTGCTACTCAACTCTTTACCTTGCTAGAGGATTTACGGCTGGAAGAAATCATAAAAAAGAATCGACCTGGTACAAAAAAAGATTTCGCTACTCGGACAAATTACCTGAAGCACTACTTTCAGACACAATTAACTACAAACGTGACAAAAAGCTACCCGCTCGATGAATTGTTTTGTCTCATCTATTTGGTACTTCAGGCCGATAAACCAGACCCTACTTTTCCAAGAGCAAATGAGCAACAGCTTCTGCGTTTAGAAAAATTAAAACCGCTGATTTACAGCTCATTTGAAGCAAAAAGCACAAATGATACAACAAGGATTGCGGAACAAATCTTGATTCAATTAGAAGAGGCCTATTCGGATATGATCAATGTCTATTTTTCCTTTCCGATTGCTCATATAGAAAATTATGAACGAAATACATTATTTGACGAGTTAACGCGTACAGATGAACTGGCAAATGACGATCAGGAAGATGTCGATAACGAGAATAATGAATATTTTGATGAGCAATTTTCGACGTGGCATACAGAAAATCAAAACAATGACAGGAAGCAAACTTTTCTGCAATTTGACTTAGAAGTTGGCACAAAGACAAGTATCATGGGCGGTGGAGCGAGAGAAACGGAAGATGGGGATCAAGCTATGGGAACGATTCAAGGCCAATCTGGACAAAGTAAAAATAATGACTACTCGGAAAGCGAATCATTGGAGAAACAAGGGGCATCCGAAGGAAATCAAACAAACAAACCTGTGTATGGCGAGGAAAATAAACATGCCGTTGCGATTGTAAAAAAGGCCGAGTCACCATCTAGGGAGGATCACGTCACTTACCAGAAAGCTGTCAATACAATCCAATCACACAAACGAAAACTCGCTTCAACCATAGAAAAAGTCCTAGAACATAAAAGGAATGCGCCACGAAAAGATTTAGTCATGGGTCGCCTGTCGAAAAAATTACTTCCTGCTATCACGGACGAAAATCCAAGGTTATTTTATAAGAAAAACGAAGAATCAAAAGAAATTGATGCCGTCTTCACCCTGTTGGTAGACTGTTCCGCTTCCATGCACAATAAAATGGACGAGACAAAAAAAGGAATCATTCTATTTCATGAAGTATTGAATCAGCTGAAGATCCCCCACTCCATTATCGGTTTCTGGGAGGATGCAAATGACGTAAAGGAAAGTTATCAACCAAATTACTTCCATAACATCCATTCCTTCACAGATTCCTTTTATCAAAACAGAGGAGCTAGAATTATGCAGCTTGAGCCAGAGGAAGATAATCGGGATGGCTTTAGTATACGCATCATTACAGAGGAATTAGCAGCCAGAAGAGAAAAACACAAATTCCTGCTCGTTTTCTCAGACGGAGAGCCAGCTGCAGCAAACTATGATCAAAATGGAATTATCGATACGAATGTCGCTGTATCTGAAGCACGTAAAAAAGGAATCGACGTCATTGGCATGTTCTTAGCAGACGGGGAAATCGACGAAAGAGAAGATCTAACCATGAAAAACATTTACGGAAAAGAACGTTTAATGATACCAAGTGTTGACGAATTACCCGAACATTTCGCACCACTATTGAAGAAATTGCTATTGCGGACGATCTAA
- a CDS encoding LysR family transcriptional regulator has protein sequence MEIKDLLIFQSVAQNGSISKAANELSYVQSHVTARIKSLESNLQTQLFHRHSRGTTLNSEGKKLLSYTEKILFMVDKTNKAFQDSDNPSGSLEIGTVETVMKLPTILSNYHRKYPNVDLSLKIGVTKDLINQILKCKLDGAFVTGFGTHPDMEQVDVFQEKLVLISDVNKNTHFDNIKNRPLLVFNSGCSYRERLETWLRDEGVFNAKVMEFGTLETILGSVVSGLGISLVPQSAVSHLELEGLIQCHTIPNKYSNISTVFIRRADAYLTNTVEKFIETINEFTNIGHPPLTNPRFNVTDDEPIPLQKDH, from the coding sequence ATGGAAATTAAAGACTTGCTTATTTTTCAAAGCGTTGCACAAAATGGAAGCATAAGTAAAGCAGCAAATGAACTAAGTTATGTTCAATCCCATGTAACAGCTAGAATAAAGTCATTAGAGTCAAATTTGCAAACCCAATTATTTCATCGACACAGTCGTGGAACAACATTGAACTCAGAAGGGAAAAAACTTTTATCTTACACTGAGAAGATTTTATTCATGGTAGACAAGACGAATAAAGCATTCCAGGATTCTGACAACCCTTCAGGCTCCCTTGAGATCGGGACAGTTGAAACCGTTATGAAACTCCCAACGATTTTATCCAACTATCATAGAAAATACCCCAACGTAGATTTATCACTAAAAATTGGTGTGACAAAGGATCTTATCAATCAAATTTTGAAATGTAAACTGGACGGTGCCTTTGTTACAGGATTTGGTACACACCCGGATATGGAACAAGTTGACGTTTTTCAAGAAAAATTAGTTTTAATATCTGACGTTAATAAAAACACCCACTTTGACAACATAAAAAACAGGCCCCTTCTCGTTTTTAATTCGGGTTGCAGTTACCGTGAACGCTTAGAAACCTGGCTTCGTGATGAGGGGGTGTTTAATGCGAAAGTGATGGAATTCGGTACATTAGAAACGATTTTGGGAAGCGTTGTATCTGGGCTTGGAATCAGCCTAGTCCCCCAATCTGCAGTCAGCCATCTAGAATTAGAAGGACTCATACAATGTCACACCATTCCTAATAAATATAGTAACATTTCAACTGTGTTTATTAGGCGAGCAGACGCCTATTTAACAAACACGGTGGAGAAGTTCATCGAAACGATAAATGAATTCACAAATATAGGCCATCCTCCATTAACCAATCCGAGATTTAATGTTACAGATGATGAACCTATCCCTTTACAGAAAGATCATTAA
- a CDS encoding GlcG/HbpS family heme-binding protein — protein sequence MCKLNLEVAEQLIKAAEKESKEIDVSMVISVLDDGGNLVATHRMDDAWLASIDIAPNKAWTSVALKMPTSSLEEAAVPNADLYGLNTTNDGRIVLFGGGFPLEKDGKVIGAVGVSGGAVAQDVQVAQAAVKAFENLEK from the coding sequence ATGTGTAAACTAAATTTAGAGGTAGCTGAGCAACTTATTAAAGCTGCTGAAAAAGAATCTAAAGAGATTGATGTTTCTATGGTCATTTCCGTTTTAGACGATGGTGGAAATCTGGTGGCAACACATCGCATGGATGACGCTTGGTTAGCTAGTATCGACATCGCACCAAATAAGGCATGGACTTCTGTCGCGCTGAAAATGCCAACATCTTCCCTAGAGGAAGCGGCTGTTCCAAACGCTGATTTATACGGACTAAATACAACTAATGACGGGCGAATTGTGCTTTTCGGCGGCGGCTTTCCGTTAGAGAAGGATGGGAAAGTTATAGGAGCTGTTGGTGTTAGTGGCGGTGCTGTTGCACAGGATGTTCAAGTTGCCCAAGCAGCAGTAAAAGCCTTTGAAAACCTGGAAAAGTGA
- the fdhA gene encoding formaldehyde dehydrogenase, glutathione-independent, with translation MVANKGVVYKRPGKVDVEDIGFPELILKDGAGVNPLNVGRKCEHGVILKVITTNICGSDQHMVRGRTTAPSGLVLGHEITGEVVEVGRDVEFMKKGDIVSVPFNIACGRCRNCKQQDTHICQNVNPDRPGSAYGYVDMGGWVGGQSEYVMVPYADFQLLKFPDKDQAMENILDLTMLSDIFPTGYHGAVSAGVKPGSIVYVAGAGPVGLAAAHSAQLLGASVVIVGDLIEERLAQARSFGCETVNLREHANLEEQIEQVLGEPEVDCAIDAVGFEASGHGENAGEAPATVLNSVMGVTRAGGRLGIPGLYVTGDPGADDKDAQEGSLKIRFGLGFAKAHTFVTGQTPVMKYHRNLMQSILSGKAQIAKAVNATVISLDEAPAGYKEFDGGVAKKFVIDPHGSLS, from the coding sequence ATGGTAGCCAACAAAGGTGTCGTCTATAAGAGACCAGGAAAGGTCGATGTGGAAGATATCGGTTTCCCAGAGCTCATTCTAAAAGACGGAGCTGGTGTTAACCCATTAAACGTTGGACGTAAATGTGAACACGGGGTAATTTTAAAGGTGATAACGACGAACATTTGCGGAAGTGACCAACATATGGTTCGAGGAAGGACGACCGCACCAAGCGGGCTAGTGCTTGGTCATGAAATTACGGGTGAGGTTGTGGAAGTGGGTCGTGATGTTGAATTTATGAAGAAGGGTGATATTGTATCGGTTCCGTTTAATATTGCTTGTGGACGCTGTAGAAACTGTAAGCAGCAGGATACACATATTTGCCAAAATGTAAATCCAGATCGTCCTGGTTCAGCGTACGGTTATGTTGATATGGGCGGATGGGTTGGTGGTCAATCCGAATACGTTATGGTTCCATATGCTGATTTTCAACTTTTGAAGTTTCCGGATAAAGATCAGGCTATGGAAAATATTCTTGATTTAACCATGCTTTCTGATATTTTTCCAACTGGATATCACGGAGCGGTAAGTGCAGGTGTAAAACCAGGTTCAATTGTTTATGTAGCGGGAGCAGGTCCTGTTGGTTTGGCTGCTGCACACTCGGCACAATTACTCGGAGCTTCAGTAGTAATTGTAGGTGACTTAATCGAAGAAAGGTTAGCACAGGCAAGAAGCTTTGGCTGTGAAACGGTAAACTTAAGAGAACATGCTAATCTTGAGGAACAAATCGAGCAAGTATTAGGGGAACCAGAAGTGGATTGTGCGATTGATGCGGTCGGTTTTGAGGCAAGCGGTCATGGAGAAAACGCCGGTGAAGCCCCTGCCACTGTATTAAACTCCGTCATGGGTGTCACTCGGGCTGGGGGACGTTTAGGGATTCCAGGACTCTATGTAACTGGTGATCCAGGTGCAGATGATAAAGATGCACAAGAAGGTTCGTTAAAAATCCGCTTCGGTTTAGGTTTTGCAAAAGCACATACATTTGTTACTGGGCAAACCCCAGTAATGAAATACCATAGAAATTTAATGCAATCCATTTTAAGTGGCAAGGCGCAAATTGCGAAAGCTGTAAATGCAACGGTCATTTCTCTGGATGAAGCACCTGCAGGTTATAAAGAATTTGATGGCGGCGTTGCAAAGAAATTCGTTATTGATCCACATGGTTCGTTAAGTTAA
- a CDS encoding glycine cleavage T C-terminal barrel domain-containing protein encodes MAIEETPVSKFKTSNDLEEGGAQRHVPTNLRQSGDNGSRMLISQRVRKSPFWHLSEEAGAWCYTVYNNMYHPRAYVPMEEGGLLKEYEYLTEHVTLWNVAVERQIQVKGPDAPKLVDLAITRSVDKVKTGKARYVILCNDEGGIINDPVLLRPHEDEFWFSLSDSDVSLWLQALNIMNNFDCTVREIDVSPVQIQGPKSTSFMVDLFGKRIHDVPYYGLMEGEVNDCPVIVSRTGFSGEAGFEIYLYNASINAEKFWYPLLEAGEPHNLKVIAPGHIRRLEAGILSYGQDMDQETNPYQVGLRWQVDLTKDHFIGKEALTRIENEGVTKKLVGLKFGGDKIDWYPADFYMVYAEGGAEPIGYVTSAFYSPNQGCNIGYAMLPNLFSMIGTKLEVHLPEPYAIGRVPGEVAQTPFKPSENPGTGYTQTGRKLET; translated from the coding sequence ATGGCTATTGAAGAAACACCTGTATCAAAGTTCAAAACGTCTAATGATCTCGAGGAAGGGGGCGCGCAAAGACACGTCCCGACCAATCTGCGTCAAAGCGGAGATAATGGCTCACGCATGCTTATATCGCAAAGAGTGCGCAAGTCTCCATTCTGGCACCTTTCCGAAGAAGCCGGGGCATGGTGCTATACGGTTTACAACAACATGTACCACCCGCGTGCCTATGTCCCGATGGAGGAGGGCGGTCTCCTCAAGGAATACGAATATCTCACCGAACACGTCACGCTTTGGAATGTAGCGGTAGAGCGACAAATCCAGGTGAAAGGCCCTGATGCCCCAAAGCTGGTGGACTTGGCGATCACGCGCTCAGTCGATAAAGTCAAGACAGGAAAAGCACGCTACGTTATTTTATGCAATGATGAAGGCGGCATCATCAATGATCCGGTTCTTCTTCGTCCGCATGAAGATGAGTTTTGGTTCTCTTTATCCGACAGCGACGTGTCGCTGTGGCTTCAGGCGCTTAATATCATGAACAACTTTGATTGCACCGTACGCGAAATCGATGTGTCTCCCGTACAAATTCAAGGGCCAAAATCAACATCATTCATGGTCGATTTATTTGGCAAGCGTATTCATGACGTTCCTTACTACGGGCTGATGGAGGGGGAAGTGAACGATTGCCCCGTCATCGTGTCCCGCACGGGTTTCTCGGGTGAAGCAGGCTTTGAGATTTATCTCTATAATGCCAGTATCAACGCCGAAAAGTTCTGGTATCCTCTCCTTGAGGCGGGTGAACCACATAATCTAAAAGTGATTGCTCCAGGCCATATACGGCGGCTTGAAGCGGGAATCCTTTCCTATGGACAGGATATGGACCAAGAGACCAACCCATACCAAGTGGGCTTAAGGTGGCAAGTGGATCTGACCAAAGACCACTTTATCGGCAAAGAAGCCCTAACCCGCATTGAGAACGAAGGTGTTACTAAAAAGCTAGTCGGGCTGAAATTCGGCGGCGATAAAATCGATTGGTATCCAGCAGATTTCTATATGGTCTACGCAGAAGGCGGCGCGGAGCCGATCGGCTATGTCACCTCTGCCTTCTATTCGCCGAACCAGGGGTGCAACATTGGTTACGCAATGCTGCCCAACTTATTCAGTATGATTGGGACCAAGCTTGAAGTACACCTGCCCGAACCATACGCCATCGGACGTGTTCCGGGGGAGGTTGCGCAGACGCCGTTCAAGCCTTCTGAAAACCCAGGGACGGGATATACCCAAACCGGCCGAAAGCTTGAGACGTGA
- a CDS encoding GlcG/HbpS family heme-binding protein: MSKLNLEVAKHLIKAAEKEANEIDVSMVISVLDDGGNLVATHRMDDAWLASIDIAQNKAWTSVALKMPTSDLEELTVPNADLYGLNTTNDGRIVIFGGGFPLEKDGKVVGAVGASGGAVAQDVQVAQAAVRAFENLKVRYSKQK, from the coding sequence ATGAGTAAACTAAATTTAGAGGTAGCTAAGCATCTTATTAAAGCTGCTGAAAAAGAAGCTAACGAGATTGATGTTTCTATGGTCATTTCCGTTTTAGACGATGGTGGAAATCTGGTAGCAACACATCGTATGGATGACGCTTGGTTAGCTAGTATCGATATCGCGCAAAATAAAGCATGGACTTCTGTGGCACTGAAAATGCCAACATCTGACCTAGAGGAATTGACTGTTCCGAACGCTGATTTATACGGATTAAATACAACCAATGATGGGCGAATTGTGATTTTCGGCGGCGGCTTTCCGTTAGAGAAGGACGGCAAAGTTGTAGGGGCTGTTGGTGCCAGTGGCGGTGCTGTTGCACAGGATGTTCAAGTTGCCCAGGCAGCAGTAAGAGCCTTTGAAAATCTAAAAGTGCGGTATAGTAAACAGAAGTAA
- a CDS encoding methylenetetrahydrofolate reductase, giving the protein MDQQSSAALFNQTGGPRFELIPAKDIVERATAALPSHATLTITCSPTNGIDATIDKSIALAPHFAKVIPHIAARMIRSEEHLNTVLDRLADHDMHEVFIIGGDQEKQLGPYDHGLELVQSLATHENRPHRIGIPAYPEGHLHIETETLNQDFAAKASLADYAVTQMCFDPEQVLAWLQQQRASGLRLPCYLGIPGPVKLDKLLRIAPRIGVTDSLRFLRKNLKLSRKLMRGYDPGDLVNAYTPYLNESDFCIAGFHIYTFNELDTLKKVGSV; this is encoded by the coding sequence ATGGATCAGCAATCTTCAGCGGCTCTGTTCAACCAAACGGGGGGCCCCCGCTTTGAGCTCATACCCGCTAAGGATATCGTTGAACGGGCCACTGCGGCACTTCCTTCCCATGCCACGTTGACAATCACCTGCTCACCGACGAATGGGATCGATGCTACGATCGACAAATCAATTGCATTAGCACCACATTTCGCTAAGGTTATTCCCCATATTGCAGCGCGGATGATCCGAAGTGAAGAACATCTTAATACGGTGCTTGATCGCCTCGCTGATCATGATATGCACGAAGTATTTATCATTGGAGGGGATCAGGAAAAACAACTGGGTCCGTATGATCATGGCCTTGAATTAGTGCAGTCTTTGGCTACACACGAAAACAGGCCGCATCGCATCGGTATTCCTGCGTATCCGGAAGGTCACCTGCATATCGAGACAGAAACACTCAATCAGGACTTTGCAGCAAAAGCCTCCCTTGCAGATTATGCCGTGACACAAATGTGCTTTGATCCCGAGCAGGTCCTTGCCTGGCTGCAGCAACAGCGCGCATCCGGTCTTCGATTGCCGTGCTATCTGGGCATCCCAGGTCCCGTGAAATTGGATAAATTACTTCGCATCGCCCCCCGTATCGGTGTCACTGATTCACTCCGCTTCCTCAGAAAAAATCTGAAGTTGTCGAGGAAGCTGATGCGCGGCTATGATCCTGGCGATTTGGTAAACGCCTACACCCCGTACTTAAATGAATCAGACTTTTGTATCGCAGGCTTTCACATTTACACGTTTAACGAACTGGACACCCTTAAAAAAGTGGGAAGTGTATAG
- a CDS encoding ATP-binding protein — protein MHTNYNLPENISEILKSSQRTGDNTFQELISQGGYVPPHIDLLIDAISALSMGKNVLLKGPTGAGKTKFAETLSNLFHQPMFSVNCSVDLDAESLMGFKTLAYEQDKQVIEFVPGPVTSAMKDGTFLYIDEVNMAKPETLPLINGVLDYRRTITNPFTNEIITAKEGFNVIAAINEGYVGTVPLNEALKNRFIVIDVPYIEGEQLKELIQSNTRLQNKTTIDLFVTLSTDLVRAVSQGKLSEDAASIRALLDACDLSVLIPPRRAILRTIVDKLDEEREREFVKNLADTLF, from the coding sequence ATGCACACAAACTATAATCTTCCTGAAAATATATCTGAAATTTTGAAGTCAAGTCAACGAACTGGCGATAATACATTTCAAGAATTAATCTCGCAAGGTGGTTATGTTCCGCCTCATATCGATCTATTAATCGACGCAATTTCGGCGCTTAGCATGGGGAAAAATGTTTTACTGAAAGGTCCCACAGGCGCTGGAAAAACAAAGTTCGCTGAAACACTATCGAACTTATTCCATCAACCCATGTTTAGTGTCAACTGCTCGGTCGATCTTGATGCAGAAAGCTTAATGGGATTTAAAACACTGGCATATGAGCAAGACAAACAAGTGATTGAATTTGTGCCAGGTCCCGTTACGAGCGCGATGAAAGATGGAACCTTCCTCTATATTGATGAGGTTAATATGGCCAAACCTGAAACTTTGCCACTTATTAACGGTGTTCTTGATTACCGAAGAACAATTACCAATCCATTTACTAACGAAATCATCACAGCGAAAGAAGGCTTTAATGTCATTGCTGCGATCAACGAAGGTTATGTTGGCACTGTCCCATTGAATGAAGCATTGAAAAACCGTTTTATCGTCATTGATGTGCCATATATTGAAGGAGAACAATTAAAGGAATTGATTCAATCAAATACAAGGTTACAGAACAAAACTACAATTGACTTATTCGTCACCTTGTCCACGGATCTCGTCCGTGCTGTGTCTCAAGGAAAACTATCCGAAGATGCTGCATCCATCCGTGCGTTGCTCGATGCTTGTGATCTAAGTGTTCTTATCCCGCCCAGACGCGCGATTCTAAGAACAATCGTGGATAAACTGGATGAAGAACGCGAGAGAGAATTTGTGAAAAATTTAGCAGACACATTGTTTTAG
- a CDS encoding GcvT family protein: protein MEQKRIVIIGAGVVGCSTAYYLNKMGQQDITVIDQGPLFETGGSTSHAPGLVAQLNFSKLLTAFASQTVADFTELGDGERPSYYPVGSLELARTPERLNDLKRKAGAGKSWGIEAHVLSPKECKEKNPVINPDTILGGLYVPTDGIAKPLRAINRMADFSKSCGTKFYGNTEVTGINMIDDQVKGVETSIGDFEADLVICCAGFWGPQIGEMAGVTIPLQPIAHQYIFSNDIPELAGESEEVTSPIIRDLDSSMYYRQVFNSIGIGSYQHEALPIEISEVSKYGESADMPSIKPFTPEHFLGKPWKDAQNLIPGLKEAGRKRGINGIFSFTPDGMPLLGESEKIRGFWVAEAVWITHSAGVGKQMAEWIINGAPTLDLELCDINRFDSYAQSPTYYKPRSKEDYEKVYDIHHPFETPATSRNMRIIPYYIRQQTLGAFFNESLGWEQPQWYEANESLTERYENRIIKRDGWQARYWSPIIEAEHLHIQEHAGLYDVTAMNKRLEISGEDALTFLQTLTTSNIDISIGSMTNALMLHELGGIKDKITIIRKDNQTFIILCTSAVEANWIQKHVWKSGEIVIQDKTASTCGLGIIGPGARDVMQSIDPQVFAEGAWEAKQVKEIYINNIPVLAAFDSKCGLEYWEFFTTNDQGLPLWDVLYQAGQANELIAVGDRALESLRIESQTLRYGKDFWSEHNPYEINLNAWIDLTKDFIGKKALIERGKKGPNLVSSTLVLDQPDKVVMGHEPVMNNGKTAGFVTSAGFSYSLGRGIVTALLDPKALENDTEWNIEYFGQKISATVLQKHNIIT, encoded by the coding sequence ATGGAACAAAAAAGAATTGTGATCATTGGTGCTGGTGTCGTTGGATGTAGTACTGCTTATTATTTAAACAAAATGGGCCAACAAGATATCACAGTCATCGATCAAGGTCCTCTGTTTGAAACAGGGGGTTCGACTTCTCACGCTCCAGGACTTGTTGCACAGCTTAATTTTTCGAAATTGCTTACAGCATTTGCTTCACAAACGGTTGCAGATTTTACAGAGTTGGGTGACGGAGAACGGCCTTCTTATTATCCAGTGGGTAGTTTAGAGTTAGCTAGAACACCGGAACGTCTAAATGATTTAAAGCGGAAGGCAGGGGCAGGGAAATCATGGGGGATAGAGGCACATGTACTTTCGCCGAAAGAATGCAAGGAAAAGAATCCCGTTATTAATCCGGATACGATTCTAGGAGGATTGTATGTACCAACAGATGGAATTGCTAAGCCCCTTCGTGCTATAAACAGAATGGCAGATTTCTCTAAGTCTTGTGGTACGAAGTTTTACGGTAATACAGAAGTAACCGGGATTAACATGATAGACGATCAAGTTAAAGGAGTAGAAACAAGTATTGGAGATTTTGAAGCAGACCTGGTCATTTGTTGTGCGGGTTTTTGGGGGCCACAAATAGGAGAAATGGCAGGTGTAACCATTCCTCTTCAGCCCATTGCACACCAATATATATTTTCAAATGATATACCTGAGTTAGCTGGAGAGTCGGAAGAAGTAACATCTCCAATTATTAGGGATTTGGATAGTTCCATGTACTATCGCCAAGTGTTTAATAGCATAGGAATTGGTTCTTATCAACATGAAGCATTACCTATTGAGATAAGTGAGGTTTCTAAATATGGTGAAAGTGCGGATATGCCGTCAATCAAGCCGTTTACACCCGAACATTTTCTTGGCAAGCCCTGGAAAGATGCGCAAAATCTAATACCTGGACTAAAAGAGGCAGGACGGAAAAGAGGGATAAACGGAATCTTTTCGTTTACACCGGATGGAATGCCATTATTAGGTGAATCAGAAAAAATACGAGGATTTTGGGTTGCTGAAGCAGTTTGGATAACACACTCAGCGGGTGTTGGTAAACAAATGGCTGAATGGATTATAAACGGTGCTCCAACCCTTGATTTGGAACTGTGCGATATTAATCGTTTTGATTCTTATGCGCAAAGTCCGACTTATTATAAACCGCGTTCAAAAGAAGACTATGAAAAGGTATATGATATTCACCATCCGTTTGAGACACCTGCCACATCACGCAATATGCGGATCATCCCATATTATATACGCCAGCAGACATTGGGGGCTTTTTTTAATGAAAGTCTAGGATGGGAACAGCCACAATGGTATGAAGCTAATGAATCACTTACTGAAAGGTATGAAAATAGGATTATTAAACGCGACGGCTGGCAAGCGCGCTATTGGTCACCGATTATTGAAGCGGAACATCTGCATATACAAGAACATGCCGGCCTATATGATGTAACGGCAATGAATAAACGACTGGAAATCAGTGGTGAAGATGCACTTACATTTCTACAAACACTTACAACAAGCAATATCGATATTTCTATCGGCAGTATGACAAATGCTTTAATGCTGCATGAATTAGGAGGAATTAAAGATAAAATCACAATCATTCGCAAAGATAATCAAACATTCATTATTCTTTGTACAAGTGCGGTAGAAGCAAACTGGATACAAAAACATGTCTGGAAATCAGGTGAAATAGTCATCCAGGATAAAACAGCAAGCACGTGCGGTCTAGGTATCATAGGGCCAGGGGCTAGAGATGTCATGCAGTCCATTGATCCTCAAGTATTTGCCGAAGGCGCATGGGAAGCGAAACAAGTGAAGGAAATTTATATCAACAATATACCGGTTCTAGCAGCATTCGACTCTAAATGTGGTTTGGAGTATTGGGAGTTTTTTACTACGAATGATCAAGGCTTACCACTTTGGGATGTACTCTATCAAGCAGGGCAGGCCAATGAGCTAATTGCGGTTGGAGACCGTGCCCTTGAAAGCTTGCGTATTGAATCACAGACATTAAGGTACGGAAAAGACTTTTGGAGTGAGCATAACCCATACGAGATTAATCTGAATGCATGGATTGATCTGACGAAAGATTTCATTGGAAAAAAAGCTTTAATCGAACGTGGTAAAAAAGGTCCCAATCTCGTATCGTCAACACTTGTTCTCGATCAACCGGATAAGGTAGTTATGGGCCATGAACCTGTTATGAACAATGGAAAAACAGCTGGTTTTGTCACAAGTGCAGGCTTTAGCTACAGTCTGGGAAGGGGAATTGTCACTGCCTTGTTAGATCCCAAGGCTTTGGAAAACGATACGGAATGGAATATTGAATATTTTGGACAAAAAATCAGTGCCACAGTTCTCCAAAAACATAATATAATCACATAG